CGCGACAAATCTCCATGGACGAGGTTCCGGAGTTGACGGACTACCCGCCCGTCGCCATTATCGTGTCATCGTTTAAAGAGCCATTGGACATCATCGAAGGCACTTTGACCTGTTTTTATAATCTGACCTATCCCAACAAGCACGTCTATTTTCTCGACGACACCCGGTATGATCGCCCGGGTGATGATCCCGAGCAGATGCGTCGATATCGCGAGCAGATCGATGCCCTGTGTGAAAGGATCGGCGTCAATCTCTTCCGTCGCAGTTGGCGCGGCGCAAAGGCCGGCATGATCAATGATTTCCTCGATTTCATCGAAGGCCATCCCAAGCCGGGGTTTACCTTCCACAGTTTCGAAGAATCGTTCGCGCTCAAGCGCGAGAAGGAAAAGTACATCATCGTTTTCGATGCGGACATGAATCCTTTGCCCGATTTCGTCGATCCACTCGTCGCCTTCATGGAAGCCAATCCAACGCTTGCGTTCATTCAAACGCCGCAATACTACACCAACTTCGAGACGAATCGGGTCGCACGCGCCTCGGGTCTCCAACAGGCGGTTTTCTACGAGTACATTTGTGAAGGCAAGAGCGAACAAGATGCCATGTTCTGTTGCGGCACAAACGTGATCTTCCGGCGTGAGGCATTGATGGACGTCGAGGGTTTCGACGAGTCTTCGGTGACGGAGGACTTTGCGACCTCGCTTAAATTCCATGCTCGGGGTTGGAGTTCGGCTTATCTGAACAAGATCTGTGCCTTCGGCATGGGTCCGGAGGATCTCGGCGCTTACTTCAAGCAACAGTTTCGCTGGGCACTCGGCACCGTCGGCCTCTTTCGAACGATCGTCGGCGCCTTCGTACGCAATCCCCGCATGCTCAGCGCGTCGAAGTGGTGGGAGTACTTTCTCTCCGGGACTCACTATTTCGTGGGTTGGGCATTGCTGATCATGATGACGACACCCGTCGTCTATCTGTTCTTCGAGACCCCGAGCTATTTCGTCCGCCCCGAGATCTATGCCCTCTTCTTTCTGCCGTATTTCATCCTGACGATGACGCTCTTCATCTATTCCATGGCCCAGCGTCGTTACGGATTCAAAGAATTGGGGAGCGGGATCGTCTTACAGGCGATTACGCTACCTGTCTATCTGCGGGCATCCTTACTCGGGATCATCGGAGTCAAGGGGACCTTCGGCATCACACCCAAGGGCGGGAGCACGAGTTTGCCCCTGATCAAGCTCTGGCCTCAGATCCTGCTTGCCGCCATCTGCGTGGCCTCGATCGGATGGGGGATCAGTCGACTGTATTTCGAGCGTGATGCGATATGGGCGGTGACGGTCAATATGGTGTGGTGTGTCTATCATGCCGGGCTGTTGTCCGCGGTGATCTATTTCAATCACCCGGAGGAGGACGGGGCATGATGGCACGCATGATCGGTGGCCCGCTCCTGATGCTTGGGATGCTGCTGTGCGCATCCCCGAACGTCTTCAGTCAGGGTGTGCGGGAGGGTCTGTTCTTCGGCGTGGGTCTCGATGGTGATCGGTTGACGGAACAGCGCCTGATGGCGGTTCGCGATGCCACGGGGATTGCGCCTTCTCTTGTGGTCATCTTCCAACAGTGGCCGGGGCCCGATACGCCGGATGCGGGCCGCTTCCCGCTCACGAGCGTCCAAGCCATCGGGCAGGCCGACGCACTGGCGTGCGTGACCTGGGAGCCCATGTTCCTCGTGCAGGGCGGCGAGCGAGCAATCGCGGCGGATGCGATTCTCGGTGGCGGCTATGATGATTATCTGCGCCTGTGGGCGCGCGCGGCACGCGACTACGGGCAACCTGTCCTTGTGCGGTTTGCACATGAGATGAACCTCGCGCGCTATCACTGGGGAAGCGACGCAGAGGGCTACGGCCCGGAATCACCCGCGCGTTACCGCGCCATGTTCCGCTATGTTGTCGAGCGTTTCCGAGAGGAGGGGGCGGACAACGTCTTCTTCGTGTTCTGCCCGAATTCCGAATCTGTTCCGCATCCCCAGTGGGACGGCGCGACCTGGAATACAGCCAGCGCCTATTATCCGGGCGACGATGTCGTGGATATTCTCGGTGTCGACGGATACAACTGGGGAACCACGCAGACCCTCGCCGAACACGGATGGGAAAGCCGATTCAGTTCATTCGCCGACATTATGCGGCCGATGTTCGATGAGCTCCGAGGGCTCAACGCAGAGAAGCCGATCGTCGTGTTCGAGATGTCCAGCGTGGTGCAAGGCGGGGATAAGGACGCATGGATCAGAGCAGCCGTCGAGGACATGATGGTTTGGGGGATCTCTGGATTCGCCTGGTTCGAGGTCGACAAAGAGAACGACTGGCGCCTCGCAACCGGCGTCAACCCGGATTTGGCTGACTGGCTGCGCGAGCGTGTGCAAAGACACGCGCGAACCCTTCTCGAGTAGGCGCACGGCGCGGCGGCGCGGCGGCGCGCAAAAAATGATAATCGTTCTTGTTGCTAATGCAAGACCGATTGCCGTGTATCGTCGGCCTCAATCAACACAACCTATACTGCCAATTGGCGCCTAGCCATTCGGTATCCTATCGTCGGAGTGTGCAGCGCCAGTCCCGTAGCCGAGCCCGTTCGGGTCTGCCGGCAACGCTCGCTCCGGACCGAAGCGACAAGACAAGGACGCGAAGACAAGAACAGGAAGACAAGCGGTGTTTGCCCCGCCCCAGTCGAACCCACCAACGACGAGGAGATGAATCCCATGCTCATGAAGGCGATCCCGGCGGCCGTTCTCGCGGCCCTTCTGACTACCACCTCGGCCGCAGACCCTGCGATGTCGATCGGCAAGGCGAGGCCCAACAGTTTCTGGTGGCCCGACCAGCTCGATCTGCAGCCCCTGCGCGACCACAACCCGGCGTCCAATCCCTACGGGACGGATTTCGATTACGCGAGTGCGTTCGCGAGCCTCGACCTCGCGGCCATCAAGGCGGATCTCAAGGCGTTGATGACGACGTCTCAAGACTGGTGGCCCGCCGATTACGGCCACTATGGCCCCCTGTTCATCCGCATGGCCTGGCACAGTGCCGGAACCTACCGGGTTGCGGACGGGCGAGGCGGCGCCGGCGGCGGCCAGCAGCGGTTCGATCCGCTCAACAGTTGGCCCGACAACGTCAACCTCGACAAGGCGCGGCGCCTGCTCTGGCCGATCAAGCAGAAGTACGGCCGCAGCATCTCATGGGCCGACCTCATGGTGCTCGCCGGCACCGTCGCGCTGGAGGACATGGGCTTTCAGACCTTCGGCTTCGCCGGCGGCCGGGCGGACGACTGGGAGCCCGACCTGGTCTACTGGGGTCCGGAGGCGGACATGCTCGGCCGGGAGCGCACCGACGCCGAAGGCAATCTGCAGAATCCCCTCGCCGCCACCCAGATGGGCCTGATCTACGTGAATCCGGAAGGCCCGGGCGGCAATCCCGATCCGCTCGCCGCCGCCGAGCAGATCCGTACGGCCTTCGGTCGCATGGCGATGAACGACGAGGAAACCGTCGCCCTGATCGCCGGTGGTCACACCTTCGGCAAGACCCACGGCGCCGGCAAGCCGGATGAATGCGTAGGCGCCGAGCCCGCCGCAGCGCCGCTCGAACAGCAAGGATTGGGCTGGGCCAACCGGTGCGGCAAGGGCAACGCCGAGGACACCATCGGCAGCGGCCTGGAAGGGGCGTGGACCGCAGCGCCGACCCGCTGGACGATGCTGTATCTGAGCAACCTGTTCGACTATGACTGGCTGCAAACCCGCAGCCCGGCCGGCGCCATTCAGTGGACCCCAAAGGACCGAGCGGCCGCCGGCACGGTCCCCGACGCCCACGTGGAGGGCGTCAGCCATGCGCCGATCATGTTCACGACGGACTTGGCGCTGAAGCTCGATCCAACCTATCGCGCGATCGCCATGCGCTTCCTGGAACACCCGGAGGAGTTCCAGCGCGCGTTCGCGCAGGCATGGTTCAAGCTGACGCATCGCGACATGGGACCCCGCGACCGGTTTCTCGGCGCCGAGGTGCCCGAATCGGTGCTGCTCTGGCAGGACCCTGTGCCCGCGCTCGACCATGCGTTGATCGATGAAAACGACATCGCCGCGCTCAAGACGCGCATCCTGGCGTCCGGTCTGCCAACCGGTGAGCTGGTGCGCACCGCTTGGGCGTCGGCATCCACCTTCCGCGCAAGCGACATGCGCGGCGGTGCCAATGGTGGGCGCATTCGCCTCGCGCCGCAGAAAGACTGGCCGGTCAACGATCCGGCAAGCCTGGCGAGGGCGCTGCAGATCCTTGAGGACATCCAGACGACCTTCAACAACAGCGCATCCGACGGCAAGAAGGTCTCGCTCGCCGACATCATCGTCCTCGGCGGTGCTGCGGCCATCGAGCTGGCGGCCAAGGATGCCGGTTATGACGTAGATGTCCCCTTCACGCCCGGACGCACGGACGCCACCCAAGAACAGACCGATGTCGCGTCCTTTACCGTCTTGGAGCCGACGGCCGATGGCTTCCGCAACTACTTTGCGGACAGCAACCGCCAGTCGCCGACCGAGATGCTGGTGGACCGCGCAGACTTGCTTGGGCTGACGGTCCCGGAGATGACGGCACTGGTCGGCGGGATGCGCGCCCTGGGTGCCAACAGCCGTGGGTCGCGGCATGGCGTCCTCACCGAGCGCCCCGGCCCGCTGACCAATGACTTCTTCGTCAACCTGCTCGACATGGACACCCTGTGGTCGCCATCGGCGGACGCCGATGGCCTCTACGAGGGACGCGACCGTACGACGGGCGCGCTGAAATGGACGGCGACCCCGGTGGACCTGATCTTCGGATCGAACGCCGAGCTGCGTGCTATCGCCGAGGTCTATGCCTCCGCGGATGGAGACGAGGAGTTTGTCCGAAACTTCGTCGCGGCATGGACCAAGGTGATGATGGCCGACCGCTTCGATTTGAAGCGGGGTTAGGCAAGAGCCGCTTGGGCCGTGGTTGGCGTTGGCCTGGCCCAAGCGCGCGAATCAGTTGCCGAGGCTCTACCGGCAGAGCCGCAATCAGGAAATGTCGTTGTCGTCATCGGATTCCGGACGAAACGATCCTTCCTTCGAGTGCGTCGCCTTGACCGCGACCTCGCGGGCCGTCGGGCCGGCTGAAGAGGACGACTGCACCTCGTCTATCCCGGGGGGTGTCGCCGCTTCGCGACGATCGTCGGCGTTACTTCCGACCCATCGTCTACGCAGTTGGGATGTCGATTCCCGGAAATCGCCTTAAGGAACGGACAGGGAGCGAGCGGCCTGCTGAATCGCTATTTGGAGGCGGTCGGTATCCCCGATCGCGATGTCGTGCCGAATCGGATGATCCAAGCCCTTGAAAGTGTTGGTGCGCGAGGGGGGACTCGAACCCCCACGGATTGCTCCGCTGGAACCTAAATCCAGTGCGTCTACCAGTTCCGCCACCCGCGCGCGCCGCTATTCTACTGCGGATCCGAGCAGAAGGTTAACTTTGGACACAGCGGCGAAAGGCGCCCGAAGGCGCCTTTCGCGTCATACCGCCGTTCGCCGCCCGGATGCCCGAACGGCGCGATCCCGATTAGGGCTTCACGGTCGTCAGACCGACGCTGACCCAATCCTGCATGCCGCCGCGGTACCACTTGAGTTTATGCACCGGGTAGCCGAGACCGACCAAGGTCTTGATGTTGTCGGTGGACTGCCCGCACCAGATGCCGTTGCAAAAGAGGACAAGGGTCTTGGCATTGGTGAAGTCCCAGGTGTTGTTTTCGGCGTCGAAGCGGCCGCCGAACTCGTCTCCGAGGATCTGCCGGAAGGCTTCGGCTTGCTCGGGTGTTTCGAAGGTTCCGGCGGCATCCGAGCTGATCATGTGCCAGGGGATATTCATCGCACCGGGGATGGTCCCGCGCATGACCCAGTCGGGGGTGCGGGAATCGACGATAAGGATGCTCTCGTCGCCATTGGACTTGCGGCGCAGGTAGTCCAGGACTTCGAGTTCTCCGATGGTACCGACGCCGGGGATAGCGACGATCGGTTGTACGCAGAAAGGCGGGCACCCGCGGTCGGTCTTCTGGAACATCGCGGGAAGGGTGGCGTCACGGTCGTGGCCGCGCTGGATGGTCACGGTCTGGCCGTTGTGAACGACATCTATGCTCTCGATGTTCGCGGAGATCCGGTTGTCGGCCGCGAGCAGGGTGCCCGGCAAGGCGCTCGCAAGGACGATCCAGAGTGTTGCAGTGGTGGTGTGTTTCAGCATTGATGGTCTCCTTAATCCGATTTGAGAGGGTCGGCCGTCACGGGTCTGATGCGCCCCTGTCATCCCGTTACTGTGGTTTCTTCACGTACGTCGGGAAGGTCGCCCCTTGCTCCCTTATGGCTTGCTCGTAGCCCATCTCACCCTGGCGCTGAGCCTTGCGCGCGAGGGCCGTTGCACCGGCGAAATCGCCCGAATTGGCAAGCTCCTGCGCCTCCTTGATGAGTTTTCCGGTATCGCGCCACTCGCCGCGAACCGAGCTCGCCTTCTTACGCGCGGCCTCGGCCGCGGCGATCGCCTCCTCGGCCTGTTTCGCCGCGTCGGTGTCGACAGTCGCGCCTTGAGCCTGCTCGACGGCGAAGGTGTCTTGCTTCATCGCCCGGAGGGCGAGCTCGCGCGCCTTTGTAAACTGCCGCTCGGGCATGATCGCCTCGGCCTCTTTGATCATCGCTGCGGTCTCGGCGGACGCGACGCCCGCTGTTTCGGCGAGGGCGTGTGCCGCTTTTGCCTCGTCGATCGCCTGCTCGGCTTCGGATCTGTGGGTTGCCCATGCGCTGGTGACGGGCAGGGCGACCAACAGGCCGCCGATGAGGATCGTTCTGAATACTCTGCGAATCGACATCGTGTTGGGACTCCTCTCGTGCGCTCTCCAAGTGGGCGCGCCGTCGGGGCGCGCCCAGTGCCTTCAGCGGCGTTATTGGCGTGCGTTACTTGCGTGCACCCGGCCCATTGAGTTCCAGGCCATTATTCAAGTAGGTCATGAAGAACTCGAGATTGCGATACTCCTCGCCCTGAAGCGGGAAGGGTGCCGCGCGCACCTGGTCGTTGCAGCCTTCATAGCGGCGATGCAGCGTGCCCATTTCGCCCCACTTGGAGCGATAGACCGGCCAATGGGTGGTATGGCCGAAGGCGGGGCTCAGGATCTCGGTCCGCAGGGACGTGCCCGAATTGCCGAAGTGGCAATGGCTGCACGAGAAGTTGAACTGGCCCCGGCGCGCGAAGTAGAACTCCTTGCCCGCCTCGTAGGCAGCAATCGCTCGAGGGTCGTCGGCAGGAATTTCGACGTTCGTAACCTGGCCGCGTGACTCGTAGGCCATGTAGGCCGTGATGTCCGCCATCGGACCCTTCGCGTACCCGAGCGGCTTCTCGCCGTTGGCCTCGAGGCACTCGTTGATGGCGAGGGGGAGGGTGATGACCATCCCACGGTCTTTGTCCCAGTAGGGGTACTTGCCGACGATGGCCGGACCATCCGGGAAGCAGTCCGCATAGGTCTTGCCGTTGGCGAACGGCGTGTTCCACATCTCCTCGCCGGCACTGAGCGCGTTCTCGTAGGGCGGGAATTCCTCGATCGCCTCCCAGTTTTCGCGCCCCACCGGGTCAACTGAATAGACGCCGTTGGCGAACTCCTGGAGGGGTACGGTCGGGAAGCGCTCGGTAAAATAGGCTTGGAAGGTCGCCTTGTCTTCCTCGGGTGTCGAGGCGAGCGCCGGTATCGAGATTGCGCAGGCGAGACCAAGAGCGGTGAACGACAGCAATAACTTAGACATTTGTATTTGCCTCAGGGTCGCTCATTAAAGTGTCCAGATATATTCGACGACGTCGGCAAATTCCTGATCGGTCAGGATCTCGTACTTGCCGAACGGCGGCATGGCGGCCTCGGGCGCCTTCACGGTCGCATCCCAGATCTGGCGGGCGAGGGCTTCCTTGCTCGGGTAGCGGGTCTGCATGGCGATCAAGGCCGGGCCGATGGCCCCGGGGCTCTCGGCACCGACGATCATATGACAGGCGAGACAGTTGCCTTTGCCGCTGTCTTCGGCAACGAGCTTGCCTGCCGCGGCATCCCCCTTGAGGTCCATTTCGGGCATGTCGACCGCCGTGGCGACGACGGCGATTGAGCATAATCCAAGGCCGAGTGCGATCGCGCTCGCTCGGAACGGGCGTAGGGACAGCATGGGTGTAGCCTCCTGAGATCTCTGCTGTAACGACATGGGCTCGGAGTTGCTCCGGACCCTGATTTCTTGTCTGATCTCCGCGTCGTCGCGCGGTCGCCCCGCGGTCGTTTGGTAACGCCGCGATGTTCTGTCGAAGGAATCCTAGCACGTCGAAATGAAAATGTCCGACTCCCAAGGTGCGACGCGAAACCGAGGGTTTTGACGAGACGACGGTTTGACCCGCGACGGGCTCGGCGATGGCATTCGGGACCGATGACCGGGCATACTAGTCGGGATTCATCACGCCGTCGGCCCACGCGGCAGGGGGCACAATTGCAGGCAAACGGAGGACTCAAAAACAATGTCACTTTCAAGACGTGAATTCATGCGACTCATGGGAATTGCCGGTGCTGCCGGGATGTTCCCCGCGTCGGTCTTCGCGGCAAAGCGCATGCCGGCCGATCTCTACGAGGTCCCGAAGTTCGGCAACGTCACCCTCCTGCACATCACCGACACACACGCGCAATTGAATCCGGTCTATTTCCGCGAGCCGAACGTCAACCTCGGCATCGGTCCGGCCTTCGGAAAGGCTCCGCACGTGGTCGGCGAGGCGTTTTTAAAGCACTTCGGGGTCGATCCGGGCGGGATCGAGGCGCATGCCTTCACCTTCCTCGACTTCGACGCCGGTGCAGAGCAATACGGCGCAGTCGGCGGCTTTGCACATCTCAAGACGCTGGTGGATCGCGTCCGCACCGAGCGCGGCGACGGCAACAGCCTGTTGCTCGACGGCGGCGACACCTGGCAGGGCTCGGGGACCGCCTACTGGACCCGCGGCATGGACATGGTCGGCGCCACCAACCTGCTCGGCGTCGATGTCATGACCGGCCACTGGGAGTTCACCTATCTCGACGAGGAGGTCATCAAGAACGTCGGCGAATTCAAAGGCGACTTTGTCGCTCAGAACGTCAAGGTTCGAGAAGAAGCGCTCTTCGACTACCGTTTCGCCGACTTTGCAGGCTTCGACGAAGACCTCGGCCGCGCCTTCAAGCCCTACACCATCAAAGAGGTCGGCGGCGTGAAGGTCGCGGTGGTCGGGCAGGCATTTCCCTACACACCGATCGCCAACCCGCAGCGCTTCATGCCGGACTGGACCTTCGGCATCGACGACGGCTCGATGCAGGAGGTCGTCGATCGGGTGCGCGAGAATGAGAAGCCGGACCTGGTGGTCGTGCTTTCGCACAACGGCATGGACGTGGATCTGAAGATGGCCTCGCGCGTGACCGGCATCGACGTCATCTTCGGCGGCCACACCCACGACGGCATGCCGGCGCCGACCATCGTCGAGAACGCGTCCGGCAAGACCCTGGTCACCAACGCAGGCTCCAACGGCAAGTTCCTCGGCGTGATGGACATGGAGGTGAAGGACGGCAAGCTGGTGGATTTCCGCTATCGCCTGCTGCCGGTCTTCTCCAACCTGCTCGCCCCGAACGCCGAGATGGTCGAGTACATCACGGGTGTGCGTGCGCCCTACAAGGCCCAACTGGAAGAGGAGTTGGCGACCGCGGAGGAGACGCTGTTTCGTCGCGGCAACTTCAACGGCACCTTCGATCAGGTCATCTGCGACGCACTGCGCAAGGTCAACGACGCCCAGATCAGCCTCTCGCCGGGCTTCCGATGGGGAACGACGGTGCTGCCGGGTCAGAAGATCACCATGGACAACGTCATGGATCAGACCTGTATCACCTATCCGGAGACCTACCGGCGCGAGATGACCGGCGCCGAGATCAAGCTGATTCTCGAAGACGTCTGCGACAACCTCTTCAATCCGGACCCCTACGTGCAGCAGGGCGGTGACATGGTCCGCCTCGGCGGGCTGGACTACGTCTGCGATCCGGCCGCTTCGATGGGCGATCGCATCCTGGACATGGCACTCGACGACGGCACCAAGATCGAGGCCGACAAGTCCTATGTGGTTGCCGGCTGGGCAACGGTCGGCAGCCAGTCGCCGGGCGAGCCGATTTGGGAAACGGTCGCGACCTATCTGCGCGACATCAAGACGGTCAAGATCGAGAAGCTCAACACGCCGAAGCTCAAAAACGTGGCGGGGAATCCGGGTATCGCGGATTATCCGTTCATGTAACGCCCCGGGGTCTGCGGCTCAACGCCGTCCGACCCCGCCCCCGGCCCGCGGCGGATCGCCTCGTTCAGGTGTCCGTCGCGGGCCACCCCCGCCGTCTACCCGATCCCCGCTAAAACAGCGCGACGCGAGCATACCCTTGGCAGGCGTGTGCGGTGTCGACGTCGTTGCCGACAGCTTACAAAACGATCCCCGCGCAGCGCCTTCGGATTTTACAATCCTTCGGATAGACAGAAAGAATGCATGGGTCGTTGACGCCACCTCGCCCGACCAACACAATCGCGCGTCCCCGGTCCCGCCGATCGCCTGATCGGGTCACCTCATCGGGGACACCGCGCCCCTGTCCGCCGAGACCTCCCGGGTGCCGTAGGTCCGGATCTCATGTGCCGTCATTGCGACGCCGATCGATGGTGTCTCTTCCGGCGCGCGTCGGACGATCAAAAACAACCGCCTCCAAAGGTACCCTTAATGAAGCAACACACGGTCGATGCCATTACGGCACATCCGCGTTATCGGGAGCTGATCGGCGCGCGTAAGCGCTTCGCTTGGAGCCTGACCGCAACCATCCTGATCATCTACTACGGGTTCATCCTCGTTATCGCCTTTGAGCCGGAATGGCTGGCCATTCCGGTGGCCGAAGGCTGGACCATGACCGTCGGCATGCCGGTCGGCATCCTGATCATCTTGAGCGCCTTCATCCTCACGGGGATCTATGTGGCGCGTGCGAACGGTCAGTTCGATCGTCTCACCAAAGAGATCCAGGAGGATTTCGAATGACACGTCTCGGAATCTGGGGCGTGTTTGCCGCCCTGATGGTCCCCTTCGGAATCGCCGCCGCGCCCGCCTTGACGGGCACCGTCGTTCAGAGCAGCGTGAACGTCACGGCCATCGTCATGTTCGGCATCTTTGTCGGCGCGACCCTGGGCATCACCTATTGGGCATCCAAGCGGACACGCTCCGCGAGTGATTTCTACACCGCCGGTGGCGGCATTACCGGCATGCAGAACGGCTTGGCCATCGCCGGCGACTTCATGTCCGCGGCCTCCTTTCTGGGTATCTCCGGCCTGGTCTTCGCGACCGGGTACGATGGACTGATCTATTCCATCGGCTTTCTCGTCGGCTGGCCGGTGATCATGTTCCTCATGGCCGAGCAGATCCGCAACCTCGGCAAGTTCACTTTCGCCGACGTGACCTCGTATCGCTTCGGTCAGACCAAGATCCGCACCATGGCGGCCACCTCGTCCTTGGTCGTGGTTGCCTTCTACCTGATCGCTCAGATGGTCGGTGCGGGCAAGCTGATTCAGTTGCTGTTCGGGTTGGAGTACTGGGTCGCCGTCGTTTCCGTCGGGCTCCTGATGATGACCTACGTCATCTTCGGCGGCATGACCGCAACGACTTGGGTGCAGATCATCAAGGCCATCCTGCTGCTCTCCGGCGCGACATTTATGGCCGTGGCCGCGCTCGCCGCCTTCAACTTCTCCCCCGAGGAGATGTTCAGACAGGCTGTGGAAATCAGTCCCAAGGGCGACGCCATCATGGGCCCAGGCTCCTTGGTCAAGGATCCGATCAACGCCATCTCGCTGGGTCTGGCCCTGATGTTCGGTACCGCCGGTCTGCCGCATATCCTCATGCGGTTCTTCACCGTTCCGAATGCCAAAGAGGCCCGTAAATCGGTCTTCTACGCCACGGGTTTCATCGGCTATTTCTACATCTTGACCTTCATCATCGGCTTCGCAGCGATCGTGCTGTTGTCGCAGAACCCGCAATTCTTCAAACCCGAGGCACTTGCGGCAGACGGCTCCGTGATCAAGGATCAGTTGATTACCGGCCTGTTGGGCGGTACCAACATGGTTGCCATCAACCTGGCCGAAGCGGTCGGTGGAAACCTCTTCCTCGGCTTCATCTCGGCGGTCGCCTTCGCGACCATCCTTGCCGTGGTTGCAGGTCTGACCCTCGCCGGAGCATCGGCGATCTCGCATGATCTTTACGCCAACGTGATCGCCCGCGGTCGCAGCAACGAGAAAACCGAGATCCAGGTCTCGCGCATCGCGACTCTGGCCCTTGGCTTGCTCGCGATCGGCTTGGGCATCGCGTTCGAATCCCAGAACGTCGCCTTCATGGTCGGATTGGCCTTCGCGATCGCGGCGAGCGCGAACTTCCCGGTGCTGGTGGCCTCGATCTTCTGGAGCAAGATGACGACGCGCGGTGCAATGATCGGCGGTTTCGCCGGGCTCTTCAGCGCGGTCGGCCTCACGGTCGTCTCTAAGGCGGTCTGGGGCGACGTACTCGGCTTCACGGCGGTCAATGCAGAGGGTGTTGCAGTTCCGGTCGGGCTGATCCCGCTTGACAACCCGGCGATCATCTCGATCCCGATCGCCTTCTTCTGCATCTGGATCTTCTCGATCCTCGACAACTCCGAGCGCGCCAAGATCGATCGGGCGGCCTATCCCGCCCAGCGGATCCGTTGCGAAACCGGCATCGGTGCAGAGGGCGCAGCAAGCCACTAACCGACGATGAAAACGTAGGATGGGTAGAGCAAAGCGAAACCCATCCTCCCTGCTCCGACGCCCGAAACCGAAGCACAACGTAGGATGGGTAGAGCAAAGCGAAACCCATCCTCCCCGCTCCGACGCCCGAAGCCGAAGCACAACGCGAAGCGAAACCCATTCCCCCGCGCTGCGGGGGCATTCTCAAGGCGCCGGGTGTCCGTTGACTTGCCGAGTGCAGATCAACGGACACCCGGTGCCTTGCATACTGACCACACCTAAGGCTTACTTGGCTGCCACGAACGGCGCCCCGTCGATCTCGACACCCAACACGCCATCAGCCAAACACCATGCAGCCGCTCTACTTCGACACCGCCGCGACCACCGCGGTTGACCCCGACGTCATCGAGGACATGATCGATGTTCTGCGCAACGTCCCCGGCAATCCCTCCTCGACAACCCACCCGCAAGGCCGAGACGCAGCGCAACATGTCGAGGCCGCGCGCGCGACGGTCGCCGCAGAACTCGGGTGCGACACCGACGAGGTCATCTTCACGGCCGGTGCAACCGAGGCGAACAACCTCGCGCTGCGCGGCATCGCCTTGGGATACCGTGCGCAGGGGCGACATCTGGTCACCTCCGCGATCGAACACAAGGCCGTACTCGCCTGCTGCCATGGGCTGGAGTCCGACGGCGTTGAAACCACGTATGTGAAGCCGAGCCGCGGCGGCTGGGTCACACCCGAGTCCATCGTCGCGGCCCTACGTCCCGAGACCCTTATGGTCTCGCTGATGCAGACCAACAACGAGACCGGCGTCATGCAGCCGATCGACGAGGTCGCCTTAGCGGTCGCGGAGGCCGGTGTCCTCTTCCATGTCGATGCGGCGCAAGGCGCGGGTAAATTCGCGATCGACCTGACACGGATCCCAATCGACCTTCTGTCGCTCTCCGCGCACAAGTTCTACGGCCCCAAAGGCGTCGGCTGTCTCGTCGTGCGCGACCGCCGGCATGTCCGGCTTCGCCCCCTAATGGAAGGCGGAAGACAGGAATACGGACTGCGCCCGGGAACACTCGCGACCCATCAGATCGTCGGCCTGAGCAGCGCGCTCACC
The sequence above is drawn from the Thiocapsa rosea genome and encodes:
- a CDS encoding glycosyltransferase family 2 protein; translation: MDKGSAHKRPIFSIALITAVVALVLYLIVRTSLFVLADYVWYEKSIALLLLFAEFFIMLHAFGYFLNLYHVLHRDSAPRQISMDEVPELTDYPPVAIIVSSFKEPLDIIEGTLTCFYNLTYPNKHVYFLDDTRYDRPGDDPEQMRRYREQIDALCERIGVNLFRRSWRGAKAGMINDFLDFIEGHPKPGFTFHSFEESFALKREKEKYIIVFDADMNPLPDFVDPLVAFMEANPTLAFIQTPQYYTNFETNRVARASGLQQAVFYEYICEGKSEQDAMFCCGTNVIFRREALMDVEGFDESSVTEDFATSLKFHARGWSSAYLNKICAFGMGPEDLGAYFKQQFRWALGTVGLFRTIVGAFVRNPRMLSASKWWEYFLSGTHYFVGWALLIMMTTPVVYLFFETPSYFVRPEIYALFFLPYFILTMTLFIYSMAQRRYGFKELGSGIVLQAITLPVYLRASLLGIIGVKGTFGITPKGGSTSLPLIKLWPQILLAAICVASIGWGISRLYFERDAIWAVTVNMVWCVYHAGLLSAVIYFNHPEEDGA
- a CDS encoding glycoside hydrolase family 26 protein, producing MMARMIGGPLLMLGMLLCASPNVFSQGVREGLFFGVGLDGDRLTEQRLMAVRDATGIAPSLVVIFQQWPGPDTPDAGRFPLTSVQAIGQADALACVTWEPMFLVQGGERAIAADAILGGGYDDYLRLWARAARDYGQPVLVRFAHEMNLARYHWGSDAEGYGPESPARYRAMFRYVVERFREEGADNVFFVFCPNSESVPHPQWDGATWNTASAYYPGDDVVDILGVDGYNWGTTQTLAEHGWESRFSSFADIMRPMFDELRGLNAEKPIVVFEMSSVVQGGDKDAWIRAAVEDMMVWGISGFAWFEVDKENDWRLATGVNPDLADWLRERVQRHARTLLE
- the katG gene encoding catalase/peroxidase HPI; this encodes MLMKAIPAAVLAALLTTTSAADPAMSIGKARPNSFWWPDQLDLQPLRDHNPASNPYGTDFDYASAFASLDLAAIKADLKALMTTSQDWWPADYGHYGPLFIRMAWHSAGTYRVADGRGGAGGGQQRFDPLNSWPDNVNLDKARRLLWPIKQKYGRSISWADLMVLAGTVALEDMGFQTFGFAGGRADDWEPDLVYWGPEADMLGRERTDAEGNLQNPLAATQMGLIYVNPEGPGGNPDPLAAAEQIRTAFGRMAMNDEETVALIAGGHTFGKTHGAGKPDECVGAEPAAAPLEQQGLGWANRCGKGNAEDTIGSGLEGAWTAAPTRWTMLYLSNLFDYDWLQTRSPAGAIQWTPKDRAAAGTVPDAHVEGVSHAPIMFTTDLALKLDPTYRAIAMRFLEHPEEFQRAFAQAWFKLTHRDMGPRDRFLGAEVPESVLLWQDPVPALDHALIDENDIAALKTRILASGLPTGELVRTAWASASTFRASDMRGGANGGRIRLAPQKDWPVNDPASLARALQILEDIQTTFNNSASDGKKVSLADIIVLGGAAAIELAAKDAGYDVDVPFTPGRTDATQEQTDVASFTVLEPTADGFRNYFADSNRQSPTEMLVDRADLLGLTVPEMTALVGGMRALGANSRGSRHGVLTERPGPLTNDFFVNLLDMDTLWSPSADADGLYEGRDRTTGALKWTATPVDLIFGSNAELRAIAEVYASADGDEEFVRNFVAAWTKVMMADRFDLKRG
- a CDS encoding rhodanese-like domain-containing protein, giving the protein MLKHTTTATLWIVLASALPGTLLAADNRISANIESIDVVHNGQTVTIQRGHDRDATLPAMFQKTDRGCPPFCVQPIVAIPGVGTIGELEVLDYLRRKSNGDESILIVDSRTPDWVMRGTIPGAMNIPWHMISSDAAGTFETPEQAEAFRQILGDEFGGRFDAENNTWDFTNAKTLVLFCNGIWCGQSTDNIKTLVGLGYPVHKLKWYRGGMQDWVSVGLTTVKP